GCAAAAGCATGCAGGAGCGAAAAGGAATAGTAGGGAACAAACTTTGTAATGAGGAGGAAAATAGTGCTTCAGTTTCACTCTCAGACAGAGACCAATAACCGTGGCCATGCTACAGTGCTGAACGGTCGGCGTAAAAGTTATCCTAAGCAACAACAATTGAAAAGTGAACAAACCAATCCTGAAAAGAGAAGAGGAGAATTTCGAAACTCACAGAATTCGGCCCAATTTGTCATCGACGGTGATTGATTCTTCGGAGAGAACACTGAGCTGTTCCAAGGAATAAGGATGCTCGGGATCCCGAATATCCCTCACGAAATTTGTCAAAGCGAAGTCAAGGATCCCAAGAGTTAAGCATCAAGTTGAAGGCATGGCAAAAAACAGTGAAGTTAAAATTGGAAATGAAAAGCGCAGAAAACAGAAAGAGGATATCATAAATATCGAGAGGATCAACGGCGTGAGGATCTTCGGAACGAGCGATTCGCTCCTTCTTGGCGTGAACCACAGGGTTTGCATTGATCAGACCCAACGTCATCCTCTGTCACTCTCACTCCCACGCGCAAACCATTTCTTCCTTTCTTTACTTTTGCTTTTAAACCAGCATGAGAGTGACACTGACACGGCATACACAAGATATCTAAAATCTTatataaatctatatattatataattataaattatataaattaacaataaagattTTGATGTGAACAAGTatgttttagattattttttggagaaaaaagatgtttttcatgactggtttacagagatttattttttatttttataatcataataacaatttatacaagtttaaatttttagaaaattaatgtatttttcttttttaaaattgtgttaaaattgttagtaattttttgaattagacatttCACGGATATGTGTCATACatgtgtcatacgagtgtcggtgtccaATACGAGTATCTCACACCGACACACCATTTTAGAAAGTGTCTGAGTTTTATAGTCACCCACCTCCTATTCTTCctctttttttatgtattaaatatctcaaaaataaaaaatctaaaaatatactaatatttttatttattaaataaatatttaggttttttgtgttttatttctttttatatttatccATACAACTCATTGTTTTTTCTcttcattattattttgtttgacATTTGTTCCAGATTCTCAAAGTTATTGAgtactaaaatatttaaacttaaTATTTGGCCacatcaaatttatttattttcaataatactcatttttgtttatttatccGTGTCATCgtttttgttgttttcttattCAACCTCTGAATCCTTTTCGTATTccacaacagaaaaaaaaatgttgttttattTCCTTTAGTTGCATCAACTCTCTATAGActaatgttctaacctattttTAAcccataaacaaataaaatttatatatacatatatattagtCCCTATTATTTTAGATGATAAAAACtaaagtatattaaaaataaagaattaaaagaGTACGcgtagaaattaaaattaaattttttataattgtataaactaaataaataattatatctaAAATTACTGCATGTGTGAGGaaaataaaagcaaataaatgaaataaaagagaataagaaaaaaatccttttttatttcttatttgaTACTAAAGACAAAGACGAAGAATGCTTTTTGAAACCCTTAAAGTAGggaagataatatttttttaaattgttaaagatttaaataacaatttaacaTAAGTTAATGAACAATTTTATCTCAATAAAAGAAGTAtactgaaaaataattttatgtttgcAAGCAATTTGTAAGATGTTCTGCATGAGGGCATTTTGCAAGTTTGTAAAAACGAGAAGGGAAGTTTCGTGTTTGAGTTATATATACCAAAATGGTTCACATATTTTCATCAAGGTCCCGTAGCTCAGTTGGTTAGAGCGTTGGTCTTATGAGCCGAAGGTCGCGGGTTCGAGCCCCGCCGGGACCAACATCAAaagttgtaattttttaaaattgaatagtCATATATGACTTTACTAGAGATTTGGTGGAGCTAAGTAAGTAGAACAAGTTATGGGGGTTGGAACATGGGGAAGCTAGATGCTTCACACACAAGTATGTCACATTCGATGAGACTTGAATGACTATGATATGTAAAAACCTAAAGAAAAACATGGAGAAAGCTTTGGTTAAGGTGAAGTCTCCTAGTTTTAAATTGAATCACCTAAAGAGGTTTAGGGTTTGGAGGCATCACACGATGAAGATCAACCTTCTACTTATCATTTGGGGAGTTCAGAACATGTAAACTTAAATTCCACCTAATAATTTACCTGTGATAAAAAAGGAACACGATTAAATCAACATAATAGTTTGAGCATGTTGATCTCATTTACTTTGTCTTTAATGCAATTGGAGAGGTAAAAGGTTCCAAACCTAAAACTTCTAAGAGGCATAAAAAAGTGTAGGAAGTCAACAGTCATAGTGTGTCATGGGAATAGGAGCTTGAATATTTAAAGAAGAATAACACATGAATGCTTGTGGGTTTAGCTAAATCAAAATGTGGTTATATGCAAATATGAATTTAAGAATAAGAAGAAATATTCTGTAAGGGAAAAGAAAGATTCAATGTGAGACTAGTGACAAGGTTTTACACAGGTGGATGAAGTATATTATAAGAAATTGTTCAAATTGTGGTAAAACATTATCCTATAAGAATCTTGATTGTAGTTGTTAAACAGTACAATCAAGTGTTAAAACAATTGAATGTTAAAACAACATTCTGACATGGAAATTTATAAGAGACCATTTACATGCAAACACATATGGGGTTCGTTGAAGTTCAAAAAAACGTGTGCTTCATGTAGAAATCACTTTGAAACAAAGTCCACAACAATGAAATATGCTTGATTATTTCTTAAGAAAGACAAGGTTTCAAAGGTGTAGTTATGATAATTATGTTTACAtcttgataaaaataataagggAGTGTgttgtgtttttctcttgtaTATGGTGATCATTGTAACTAGTTAGTAGAACAAATATGAGAAAAAAGGATTCAAAGAAATATTAAGCTTAGAAATTTGAGATGAGGGTATGTTGTGTCTCTAAAGGATCAAATGAGGGTATGTTGTGTTTACCTCAACAagattatttaagaaaaattgttgaaaagtttAAGATGCATAAGTTTAGTTTATAAGCACACTTCTAGGTCATTTATGTCATTAGATAATACTCTAGATTACTCAAGCTCCTAATTCCAAAGAAGataagaaagagaaaaataatatttcatatgcTAATGGAGTAGGGAGCATTATGTACGAGATGATTTATTGTAAACCAATTCTAATACGAGTGTGATTGATATTTGTTAAATAATAGTGAGTAAAACACATTCATCTTTCCCCTCTaccatctttatattttttaccaTCCCATTATCTACCATTTTCTTATTTGTTACCCCCACACATGTGTAGGAGGAAGTTTATTACTTTAAACTCTTCTACTTTGATATCATTctaacataaaattatattctaacataaaattatattgatttgtatcttttaaaataaaactaagttTAAAACACTTAAAATAAGGAAATGAAATTGATAAAACggtaaaacaaaaaaatgagttttttaaacctaaaataatatattttactttcGCACTAAAGCTTATCTATACTAGAGAAAGtgtttacataattttaaatggTATTTCCATTATTTCATCAGAATTGTCTCTATAAAAATTGAAAGGCAACGTAAAAGAAGAGATTAGTTGTAATAATGTATGCATCTGTTGTTGTTTTTAAagttctaaaaagaaaaaggtgTGATTGAGTTAATGTTGAGGGAGTGAGGAAATGGTGCACAGCGCGTACGATTGCGTGGAGCTGGTGCGCGAGTGTCCTGCCAAGATCGAATCCATCGAATCCTACGGTTCCAAGCTCCTCCTGGGTTGCTCCGATGGATCGCTCCGAATATTCGCGCCGGAAACGGAATCCTCCTCCGACGGCTCCAATTCCTACGCGTTGGAGAGGAACATTGTCGGGTTCGCGAAGAAGCCCGTGCTATCAATGACGGTGGTGGAGTCGCGAGAGTTCCTCATATCGCTCTCTGAATCCATCGCTTTCCACAGACTCCCTTCCTTCGAGACCATCGCGGTCATCACTAAGGCCAAGGGTGCCAACGTCTTCTGCTGGGACCACCGCCGAGGCTTCCTCTGCTTCGCCAGGCAGAAGCGCGTTTGCGTCTTCAGACACGACGGTAACGCCGATTCATTTTCATTCCGTTGCGTTTCTCGATTGTTGTCGCGGTTAATTGAAATTTAGAGTATGAGCGCGCGCAGGTGGCAGGGGATTTGTGGAGGTGAAAGAGTATGGCGTGGGGGATACGGTGAAATCCATGGGTTGGTGCGGCGAGAATATATGTTTGGGGATTAGAAGAGAGTATGTGATTCTGAATTCTTCAAACGGAGCTTTGTCTGAGGTTTTCACTTCCGGGAGACTAGCGCCTCCTCTGGTCGTTTCTCTTCCCACTGGTGAACTTCTTCTTGGAAAGGTATTGTTCTTTTCCAACATGCAATGCGCAATATATTGGTGTATGTTTGGTTTATGTTGGATTATCCAAAATTACATTGAACTATCCATTATGTGTTCAGTAGTAAATTTTCTTATGTTCGGTTTCATGATGAGGAATTGACTTTGGTTGGGTCCAGAATTGATTATGAATTGAAGCAACTTTAGGTGGCTTTTATGTTGGATCCATCATTTATGATGAATTTTTCCACTGACTTGCTTTTATAACAAAATCATCCAAACATAAATAGCTATTACTTCAAAATCAATATTGTCATCGCTTATCCAAAAACACACATAATGTTCATGTCATTTTTTGTGTTTCGTATGTTTTCTTAGGTTAGAGGAAGAATTTGACATTTGTTTTGTTGATGTATTTTTTTAGGAGAATATTGGGGTTTTTGTGGACCAAAATGGGAAGCTTCTTCCGGAAGGTAGGATTTGCTGGTCTGAGGCTCCTTTGGAAGTTGTTATTCAGAAGCCGTATGCTATAGCTTTGCTGCCCAGATTTGTGGAGGTAACTGTCTGTCTGAAACAATTTCATTGATCTTTGTTGTTTTCAAGTGGTTGTGGATTGATTGATGTGGTTTCATTTTACAGATTCGATCCCTTCGAGCTCCTTATCCGTTGATACAGACAGTTGTTCTTCGAAATGTTCGTCACCTTTGCCAGAGCAATGATTCCATGATACTTGCTTTGGATAATTCAATTCATGGCCTCTTCCCTGTTCCCCTTGGAGCCCAGGTATTGCTAATGTTGTTGAATAATTGATACCTTTTTTATTAGTCACCTGTTTCTGGATTCCAATGCAAATGGAAGAGCAGTGAATCACATCTTCATTTTGCTCTACACTATCAAATTctgtattttattttgtattgcaGATAGTCCAATTAACAGCTTCTGGCAACTTTGAGGAGGCCTTGTCATTGTGCAAACTTCTTCCACCTGAAGATTCAAGTCTCCGTGCTGCAAAGGAGGGTTCAATTCATATAAGGTTATATGCCATTTCGAAATAAATCTAGACATATTGCTTCTATTTTGTTGAATACCTTTGATTTTAAGTCCAACCAAATTCTGAGCATTGAGCACCGATTAGCTGGCAGTTTAAGTTTGTATTAATTCCAAATTCTCACATTAGTATCTGAAAATGCCTTGAAACTTGTAGGATTCAGTAGTTATGATTGAAATAAATCTCATATTGGAGGTATGGACTAGCTGTTTACCTGGAATTTGTACCAATGTGATCATGAtaacaaatgaaacaaaagtaGAAATGTGTATTACTTGGTATATTTGTAACTAAGTGTTCCTTGTATAAGAGCTTATTAAACTTATTAATAGCTGTGGCTAATAGAAGTGTTGCTAAGTGACTCCTGTTTTCATGTTAATAAACTTAATAGTAGCTGTGACTAATTTGTTTCACCCAATATAAGAGAATACATTCTCTTCTTCCACAGATGGGTAAAGGACACATAATGATGATATGAAAATCTAGGATTATGTATCATACAATTAGATTGTGGTCTGTACATTGTACTGGGAATtcctatattttagaaaatatatccCAAACTATGTGTTAGGCACATAATCATTTTCATACTATACGTAGTTGTATTATTAGGTTCATATCAATATTTTACAATATTTGTGTTATACTCAAAATATTTACACTGGTAATTAAAAGCAAGAATAGGTGTGTAAAAGCGTTTCAGTGATATTTTGGCCCCAGAATTTCTGTATACATGTTGACATTGTTACTGAACTCCTATGAGTTGCATAATGAAGGCAACATTAATGATAAAGTTAATTTTGTCTTGATGGAGGATGTTGCCTTTCAtgcatttatatttattaatattaattagtagTTTTCCAAATTACATCAGCTCAACATATTAATCATTACTTAGTATTCTCCAAAAGGGATGCTAAATGTGTTTCTATTATGTTGTTACAGATACGCTCACTATCTTTTTGAGAATGGGAGCTATGAAGAGGCTATGGAACATTTCCTGGCATCTCAAGTAGATATAACCCATGTGCTTTCCCTGTATCCATCCATTATTCTTCCAAACACAACTATTGTTCACGAGCTAGAAAAGTTGGACATTGATGGTGATGCTTCATATCTCTCAAGAGCTTCTTCAGGTGTGTCAGATGATCTGGAACCCTCATCAACTTCTCATATGTCAGAATCTGATGAGAATGCAGCACTTGAATCAAAAAAAATGAACCATAATATGCTTATGGCTCTCATAAAATACTTACAGAAGAAGAGATATAGTTTTATTGAGAAGGCCACTGCTGAAGGAACTGAAGAAGTCGTTTTAGATGCTGTTGGGGATAACTTTGCATCTTACAATAGGCTTAAGAAATCAAACaaggtaaaaaaaaactagttttattatattttctgtTTTCTGCATATTGAATACATCTGCAATGTGTGATAACAACCATTTTGAGGGTAAAATTCACAAGTCATGCCTTTCAGTGGGAAGTCAACTAGGAGAGTATTATGTCATATCTATATAAAGGTTTATTTTGTGTGTGTGCATCCATATGCATGTGTATATAACTATATAGTGTTTATCGTGTGTGAGAACATAAAATGGTCAGTTCTTTGTTCACTGTTACTTGATATGCCCCCCTTCCCTCAACGCACATATTTAAGACTGATGGTAGGGGCGGGTTATTGGGTTAGGTGGGTTGGTTCACTTGACCCACCTATTTATAGTAGTACAATCAAGGTGTTTACCTATTTCACCAAGTATTAACCACAATTAGGAAATGATACTACAAAAATAGTAAGTGAAGATCGAAGTGTCAACTTATATAATTGAGCTagcaaataaattaaaaatccaAACTATTCAAACACCGTTGAACAACATTCTAATCTTAAAAAGATTAAAGTGTcaaaatacataattaaaagttgtaaacaattataatgaaaaaaattataagggATTGTCGTTGGTGGGTAATGGGTTAACCCACCTCCAACTCAGTTTGAACCCCTGTtagtgataaataaaaaatttattggtaaTCTTGTGGAACGAATTTGAGGCTAAAATAACCTATGAGTTAAGTAAGCCAGGTTTAGTTGACCGacatttataaaaactaaatccAACCCAACTCTGCTTGAACCCATGGTGAGCTGGGTTGACTCAAGGGTTTGAACCCATGTTGACACCCCTAATTGATGGTGAAGCTATGGGATGCATGatgtacttaattttttttgaacTATCGGAACAGTTAAATAGTAGTATTAATTTTAACTCTGTTGTTACTTAGGTTAtcattttgtaattattatGTTTCAGGGGCGTGGTAGTATGCCTGTTAGTTCTGGAGCTCGGGAGATGGCTTCAATATTGGATACTGCTTTACTCCAAGCATTGCTTCTAACTGGACAACCTTCAGTGGCTTTAGAGTTACTGAGAGGTGTTAACTACTGTGATTTGAAAATATGTGAGGAAATACTTCAAAAAGACAACCACAGTGTTGCTTTATTAGAACTTTACAAGCACAATTCACTGCACCGGGAGgctcttgaacttcttcacaaaTTGGTGGATGAGTCAAAATCTAGCCAGTCTAAAATTACACAAAGATTCAAGCCTGAGGATATTGTGGAGTATCTCAAGGTAATTTTCTGTTTGGTTAATATTTTAACCAATTTTTTCCTTGAAAGTTTCAAAAGGTTGTGATGTCTAAATTTTTCACTGCCTCAAATTATCTGGTATAGATGGTGGATTTATGGATTTAGAAAACAGTACTGTTAGAAATACAAGATTCTATGAGATAGTGACTCCTCAATTCATTGAAGTTGTTGACTTATTTATTGGGGGTATTATTAACATTAGGTTCTATTCTAGCATTAATGGTGATTATATGAAGGTactattattttgtattatttgaTATTGTATATCAGATGACACTTTGTTATCATACACATGAACTTTTTGGTTCTGTCGCAGCAAATGTTTGAGAGGTTTTTCATACGTTGGTTATTTGACTTAGTTCAGTTCTTTTCCTCTGCATGGAGTTATGCTTTAAAATGTTGACTCTGTAGTCACAAATTAATTAGAAATGTACTCAATCTCCATTACTTACGGATTTTAAGTTTGCCAGAGAACTCAGACAAAAAATTGTTTCtgattcttattttttaatttggtgaGTTTCTGATGCAGCCGCTCTGTGGGACAGACCCCATACTTGTACTAGAGTTCTCAATGCTTGTTCTCGAAAGCTGCCCATCTCAAACTATAGAGCTCTTTCTGTCTGGAAACATTCAAGCAGATATGGTGAGCTCATATTTGAAGAAGCATTCTCCAACCATGCAAGCTAGGTACTTGGAGCTCATGCTTGCAATGAATGAGAATGCCGTATCTGGCAATTTGCAGAATGAAATGGTGAGGACcacttgcatttttttttctactttttcttTGGGTTGGGAAGAAGCGGGTGGACAAGGATTTCATGGAAGTAGCACTCGAAAAAAGTGGGAAAGCATTATTTTGATGCTGCTTAATTGTCAGCATGATTTACTCATGATTAATAATGAGAAAATTCTGTATTTatttacagttttttttttaatgtaggTGCACATATATCTTTCTGAAGTACTCGATTGGCATGCTGGTTTATGTGCTTCAAAAAAATGGGATGAGAAAGATTATTCcccaacaagaaaaaaattattgtctGCCTTGGAGACCATTGCAGGATACAATCCAGAGGCTTTGCTAAAACGTCTTCCACCAGATGCTTTATATGAAGAGCGTGCGATATTGTTGGGAAAAATGAACCAACATGAACTGGCATTATCTTTGTATGTTCACAAGGTATATCAAGTATAAATCATCTATTTACTGTGAAGGGAAGATTCAGAGATGGTTTCATTTTCTGATACCCCCTAAGGCACTTCAGTTCATTGTTTTAAACTAATGAATATTACGGTAAATGAGTGTATTTTTCATTTGTAGCTCAATGCTCCAGAACTGGCACTGTCATATTGTGATCGAGTCTATGAGTCTATGCACCAGCCATCTGCAAAATATTCCAGTAACATATACCTTGTGCTTTTGCAAATTTATTTGAATCCTCGAAGGACCACAGCAGGTTTTGAAAATAGAATTACAAATATATTATCCTCACAGAATAAAACTATTCCAAAGCTTACTTCTACGCCATCCATAAGAAGTAGAGGTCGAGGGTCTAAGAAAATTGCTGCAATAGAGGGTGCAGAGGACACAAAAGTTAGTTTAAGCAGCACTGACAGTGGCAGGAGTGATGGTGATGCAGATGACTATAGTGAGGGTGGTTCTACTACTATCATGCTCGATAAGGTCCTTGATTTGTTGAGCCGCAGGTGGGATAGAATAAATGGAGCCCAGGCCCTTAAACTTCTGCCGAAAGAGACAAAATTACAGGTATCCATTTCTTGTTGGTGCACCATAGG
The sequence above is a segment of the Phaseolus vulgaris cultivar G19833 chromosome 2, P. vulgaris v2.0, whole genome shotgun sequence genome. Coding sequences within it:
- the LOC137810220 gene encoding protein AE7-like 1, with translation MTLGLINANPVVHAKKERIARSEDPHAVDPLDIYDFVRDIRDPEHPYSLEQLSVLSEESITVDDKLGRILITFTPTVQHCSMATVIGLCLRVKLKHYFPPHYKVDIKVSPGSHADEESVNKQLNDKERVAAALENPNLRQLVDECLYSNEL
- the LOC137810222 gene encoding vacuolar sorting protein 39; translation: MVHSAYDCVELVRECPAKIESIESYGSKLLLGCSDGSLRIFAPETESSSDGSNSYALERNIVGFAKKPVLSMTVVESREFLISLSESIAFHRLPSFETIAVITKAKGANVFCWDHRRGFLCFARQKRVCVFRHDGGRGFVEVKEYGVGDTVKSMGWCGENICLGIRREYVILNSSNGALSEVFTSGRLAPPLVVSLPTGELLLGKENIGVFVDQNGKLLPEGRICWSEAPLEVVIQKPYAIALLPRFVEIRSLRAPYPLIQTVVLRNVRHLCQSNDSMILALDNSIHGLFPVPLGAQIVQLTASGNFEEALSLCKLLPPEDSSLRAAKEGSIHIRYAHYLFENGSYEEAMEHFLASQVDITHVLSLYPSIILPNTTIVHELEKLDIDGDASYLSRASSGVSDDLEPSSTSHMSESDENAALESKKMNHNMLMALIKYLQKKRYSFIEKATAEGTEEVVLDAVGDNFASYNRLKKSNKGRGSMPVSSGAREMASILDTALLQALLLTGQPSVALELLRGVNYCDLKICEEILQKDNHSVALLELYKHNSLHREALELLHKLVDESKSSQSKITQRFKPEDIVEYLKPLCGTDPILVLEFSMLVLESCPSQTIELFLSGNIQADMVSSYLKKHSPTMQARYLELMLAMNENAVSGNLQNEMVHIYLSEVLDWHAGLCASKKWDEKDYSPTRKKLLSALETIAGYNPEALLKRLPPDALYEERAILLGKMNQHELALSLYVHKLNAPELALSYCDRVYESMHQPSAKYSSNIYLVLLQIYLNPRRTTAGFENRITNILSSQNKTIPKLTSTPSIRSRGRGSKKIAAIEGAEDTKVSLSSTDSGRSDGDADDYSEGGSTTIMLDKVLDLLSRRWDRINGAQALKLLPKETKLQDLLSFLGPLLKKSSEMYRNCSVIKSLRQSENLQVKDELYSQRKAVVKITGDSMCSLCHKKIGTSVFAVYPNGSTLVHFVCFRDSQNMKVVGKGSQLRKRL